TGGGGAAATCGTAGTTTTCAAGGATGGTGATGATCTGCTCCGTTAGTTCCATCCCCGGGGTGGATATATCATCCAGCCTCCCCACGAAAGGGCTTAAATAGGTGGCCCCCACCTTGGCGGCGAGCAAGGCCTGTGAGGGGGAAAAGACCAGGGTCACATTGGTGTTAATACCCTCGGCGCTTAGCCTCTTTACAGCCTTAAGACCTTCCTCAATCATGGGGATCTTGACCACCACGTTGTCCCCAATCTTGGCCAGTTCTCTGGCCTCCTTTACCATTCCTTCGGCCTCAAGGCTGGTGGCCTCCAGGCTGACCGGTCCTTCCACCAAGCGGCATATCTCGGTGACCAGGGCGCGGAACTCCATCCCTTCTTTAGAGACCAAGGTGGGGTTGGTGGTAACCCCATCGACCACCCCCATCTCCAGACCCTGTTTGATCTCCTCCAGGTTGGCAGTATCGATAAAGAACTTCACGTGAAACCTCCTCCTTTACAATAGAGATCTTTACTAAGTGGTGTACTTATTGCTCTCTTTTAGGCCGAGGATAAAACGGCTGGGCGAAAAAGACAACCTTTTTCAGCGGAGTTTTTTCCGCAAAAACTCCTCCAGCACCCCCTCGATCCCTCGCTCTATGAACCTCGTG
The sequence above is drawn from the Deltaproteobacteria bacterium genome and encodes:
- the fsa gene encoding fructose-6-phosphate aldolase, with amino-acid sequence MKFFIDTANLEEIKQGLEMGVVDGVTTNPTLVSKEGMEFRALVTEICRLVEGPVSLEATSLEAEGMVKEARELAKIGDNVVVKIPMIEEGLKAVKRLSAEGINTNVTLVFSPSQALLAAKVGATYLSPFVGRLDDISTPGMELTEQIITILENYDFPTQVIVASVRHPLHVVEAALMGADIATIPFKVLKQLAKHPLTDIGIQRFLEDWAKVPKK